The proteins below come from a single Desulfovibrio sp. Huiquan2017 genomic window:
- a CDS encoding DUF4125 family protein: protein MVTREEMLAEVVERELAMFLEVRNRGGRADCQEQPEAFRLMRRMTHAVLSDAFAESYLEDLRRGEADGRNFMTEKYAVMEGQIPPFNPDPRIRDISRSECAWRDAIAAAYPLVVEADGGDAFRRYLFAELQTYSAATIGAYADCVATAHREDRNLAGERYELLMRELGFGSLAEREAAMRKAGSAGARG from the coding sequence ATGGTGACACGCGAGGAAATGTTGGCCGAGGTGGTCGAGCGGGAACTGGCCATGTTCCTGGAGGTGCGCAACCGGGGCGGCCGCGCCGACTGCCAGGAGCAGCCCGAGGCATTCCGGCTCATGCGCCGGATGACCCACGCGGTGCTTTCCGATGCCTTTGCGGAAAGCTATCTGGAGGATTTGCGCCGGGGTGAGGCGGATGGACGAAATTTCATGACCGAGAAATATGCGGTGATGGAGGGACAGATCCCGCCCTTCAACCCCGATCCGCGCATCCGGGATATCTCGCGCTCGGAGTGCGCCTGGCGCGACGCCATAGCGGCCGCCTACCCCCTCGTGGTGGAGGCCGACGGCGGCGACGCCTTTCGCCGTTATCTGTTCGCCGAGCTGCAAACCTATTCCGCCGCCACCATCGGCGCCTATGCCGACTGCGTGGCGACCGCGCACCGCGAGGACCGGAATCTTGCCGGAGAGCGCTATGAACTGCTGATGCGCGAACTTGGCTTCGGCTCCCTGGCGGAACGCGAGGCCGCCATGCGGAAAGCCGGAAGCGCCGGGGCTCGCGGTTGA
- a CDS encoding APC family permease, whose amino-acid sequence MSTETKLAKTLTPIQVCALALGSIVGWGCFVLPGDVFLPNAGPMGTLIGFAVGAILISFVAMAYSYMIKYAPVAGGEFAWAYIGFGPTASFICGWALIIGYIAIIAINISALSLICRFLMPGVFEFGSLYTLAGWKVYTGEVLIMSIAVIAFGVMNYRGVSAAGKLQVVLAFMLSFGILSLFCGVNVLETAHFSNLTPLFAEGKSPFTCVLIVFAISPFLFVGFDTVPQTAEEFAFNPSKSRNIMLIAIFVGMVLYSLVTLSVGMAIPYPEMLKQMAAEKMAGETAWATAAAAHMAFGKLGSTLLACAVFGAVCTGINGFYVASTRLLLAMARSRILPSWFGEIHPKYRTPHKAVIFTIIIVLMTPYAGRSAVGWTVDMSAVGTAVGYLFTCLSAHRMLSRVSEESARRKRIYCTIGALTAVLCLLLLCIPGSPAAISEAPAWCLIIWVAMGICFYFSSRKVWSQLPENELRRDILGTEDIQVFFKGSKAPEIPAPAD is encoded by the coding sequence ATGTCCACGGAAACCAAGCTAGCAAAAACGCTTACTCCAATTCAGGTCTGCGCACTTGCGCTCGGCTCCATCGTCGGGTGGGGCTGCTTCGTCCTTCCGGGCGATGTCTTTCTGCCCAATGCAGGCCCAATGGGCACCCTGATCGGTTTCGCCGTCGGCGCGATCCTGATCAGCTTTGTCGCCATGGCCTACAGCTACATGATCAAATACGCCCCGGTGGCGGGCGGCGAATTCGCCTGGGCCTACATCGGCTTTGGCCCCACGGCCTCGTTTATCTGCGGCTGGGCGCTCATCATCGGGTACATCGCCATCATCGCCATCAACATCTCCGCGCTGTCCTTGATCTGCCGCTTTCTGATGCCGGGCGTGTTCGAGTTCGGCAGCCTTTACACCCTGGCGGGGTGGAAAGTCTATACCGGCGAGGTCCTCATCATGAGCATCGCCGTGATCGCCTTCGGCGTGATGAACTACCGTGGCGTCAGCGCGGCCGGCAAGCTCCAGGTGGTGCTGGCCTTCATGCTTTCCTTCGGCATCCTCTCCTTGTTCTGCGGCGTCAACGTGCTGGAGACCGCGCACTTCTCGAACCTGACTCCGCTCTTCGCCGAGGGCAAGTCCCCGTTTACCTGCGTCCTGATCGTCTTCGCCATTTCGCCTTTTCTCTTTGTCGGGTTCGACACCGTCCCCCAGACGGCCGAGGAATTCGCCTTCAACCCGTCCAAGTCGCGCAACATCATGCTCATAGCCATCTTCGTGGGTATGGTTCTGTACAGCTTGGTGACCTTGTCCGTCGGCATGGCCATTCCCTATCCTGAAATGCTCAAGCAGATGGCGGCGGAAAAGATGGCCGGCGAAACGGCCTGGGCTACCGCTGCGGCGGCGCACATGGCCTTTGGCAAGCTCGGTTCCACACTCCTCGCCTGCGCCGTGTTCGGCGCGGTCTGCACCGGCATCAACGGCTTCTACGTGGCCTCCACCCGCCTGTTGCTGGCCATGGCCCGCAGCCGGATCCTGCCTTCCTGGTTCGGTGAAATCCATCCCAAGTACCGCACCCCGCACAAGGCCGTCATCTTCACGATCATCATCGTGCTGATGACCCCGTACGCAGGCCGCTCCGCCGTGGGCTGGACCGTGGACATGAGCGCCGTGGGCACGGCTGTGGGCTACCTGTTCACCTGCCTGTCTGCGCACCGCATGTTGTCGCGCGTCAGCGAGGAGAGCGCCAGGCGGAAGCGGATCTACTGCACGATCGGCGCACTGACCGCAGTCCTCTGTCTGCTGCTGCTGTGCATCCCCGGTTCGCCTGCGGCCATCTCCGAGGCGCCTGCGTGGTGCCTGATCATTTGGGTAGCCATGGGCATCTGCTTCTACTTCTCCAGCCGCAAGGTCTGGTCGCAACTGCCGGAAAACGAGCTTCGCCGCGACATCCTCGGCACGGAGGATATCCAGGTCTTCTTCAAGGGAAGCAAGGCCCCGGAGATCCCCGCCCCTGCCGACTAG
- a CDS encoding EamA family transporter, which produces MLRKSIYTCGPVLILTGALCFSTTGFASALAVADGASVLAVGAVRMLIGGAALAAWCAWRGVLPHRKGWSPGDLLAPTLALAAYQLLFFKGTDMAGVALGTVMSIGVSPVAVAILNWVVNAEKPARAWYPATAVAILGLVLLNWTDAPTERLRSLLPSIGAGVAYAVYLVYSKPLLRFAPEAGIMLVCLLCGLCLSPFLFLSPMRWLASGRGIAVALDLGVVTAALAFTLVLGGLRTTPAPTAATLGLAEPLCAALLGFFCLHEAVTPLAVAGIACLMGGALLLSLWSPPCNSFNNQSKIKNRT; this is translated from the coding sequence ATGTTGCGAAAATCCATTTATACCTGCGGGCCGGTGCTCATCCTCACCGGCGCGCTCTGTTTCAGCACCACGGGCTTCGCCTCGGCGCTGGCCGTGGCCGACGGGGCCTCGGTGCTCGCGGTCGGCGCGGTACGCATGCTCATCGGCGGCGCGGCGCTGGCGGCCTGGTGCGCCTGGCGGGGCGTCCTGCCGCACCGGAAGGGCTGGTCGCCGGGTGATCTACTGGCGCCCACCCTGGCCCTGGCCGCCTACCAACTGTTGTTCTTCAAGGGGACGGACATGGCGGGCGTGGCCTTGGGCACGGTGATGAGCATAGGCGTCTCGCCGGTCGCCGTCGCCATACTCAATTGGGTCGTCAATGCGGAAAAACCGGCGCGCGCCTGGTACCCGGCCACAGCCGTGGCCATCTTGGGGCTGGTGCTGCTGAACTGGACCGACGCGCCGACGGAGCGCCTGCGCTCCCTGCTGCCTTCCATCGGGGCCGGGGTCGCCTACGCCGTCTACCTGGTCTACAGCAAGCCGTTGCTGCGTTTCGCGCCGGAGGCCGGCATCATGTTGGTCTGCCTGCTGTGTGGACTCTGCCTTTCGCCGTTCCTGTTCCTTTCGCCCATGCGCTGGCTGGCCTCGGGCAGGGGCATTGCCGTGGCCCTGGACCTCGGCGTGGTCACGGCGGCGCTCGCCTTCACCCTCGTGCTTGGCGGATTGCGCACCACCCCGGCGCCCACGGCGGCGACCCTGGGGCTGGCCGAACCGCTCTGCGCCGCGCTGCTCGGATTCTTCTGCCTGCACGAAGCGGTCACGCCGCTGGCGGTCGCGGGCATCGCCTGCCTGATGGGCGGGGCGTTGCTTCTCTCACTGTGGTCGCCGCCTTGCAATTCCTTTAATAATCAGTCAAAAATTAAAAACCGGACGTGA
- a CDS encoding sigma 54-interacting transcriptional regulator: protein MRSFEIDTLHDVSREIVLTPEMRALWESMAVGVAVVNAQGICEYMNSIQRRTDGFTHIEVVGKPITSLYLPHERDLIPTMECLQKKSPLLKRAYWYKTSNNYLASTVTDFFPLFDNGKIDGCIAFIIWLGPTLIKGKQGKSKAPAFSNNISGLYSFESIVGRNAQLNEVILAARAAAKTSASVMIWGESGVGKEVFAQAIHSESRRNGKPFIPVNCAAIPENLLEGILFGTVKGAYTDSMDKAGLFEKADGGTLLLDELNSMPLALQTKLLRVLQEKRVCRLGSCSEIPVDVRIVSVLNEPPLDAVERGVLRLDLFYRLAVVGLEIPPLRERRDDIPILANSFVETSDLRAGHRSIRFSDEVFQQFLEYTWPGNIRELAHVIECCLVMLGSEDVITDSCLPPHFRKAHRNSEHAAAPAASIASVAAETHGVRSYFNYAEVKRGEVIPLKQCMNAYERRCIQNVLRVTGGNVAKAARIFKMTAAGLRYRIKTLDISDGY, encoded by the coding sequence ATGAGGAGCTTCGAGATCGACACATTGCATGACGTCAGCCGGGAAATCGTTTTGACACCGGAGATGCGCGCCCTGTGGGAGTCCATGGCCGTCGGCGTGGCCGTGGTCAACGCCCAGGGCATCTGCGAGTACATGAACTCCATCCAGCGCCGCACGGACGGGTTCACCCACATCGAGGTGGTGGGAAAACCGATCACGAGCCTCTACCTTCCCCACGAGCGCGACCTCATTCCAACCATGGAATGCCTCCAGAAAAAGTCGCCCCTGCTCAAGCGCGCCTACTGGTACAAGACCTCGAACAACTATCTGGCCAGCACGGTAACGGATTTTTTCCCGCTCTTCGACAACGGCAAGATCGACGGCTGCATCGCATTCATTATCTGGCTCGGGCCCACCCTGATCAAGGGAAAGCAGGGCAAGAGCAAGGCCCCGGCCTTTTCCAACAACATCTCCGGCCTTTATTCGTTCGAAAGCATCGTGGGCCGCAACGCCCAACTGAACGAGGTCATCCTGGCCGCCAGGGCCGCCGCGAAAACCTCGGCCTCGGTCATGATCTGGGGTGAATCGGGCGTGGGCAAGGAGGTCTTCGCCCAGGCCATCCACTCCGAAAGCCGACGGAACGGAAAGCCGTTCATCCCCGTCAACTGCGCGGCGATTCCGGAAAACCTGCTGGAAGGCATTCTGTTCGGCACGGTCAAGGGAGCCTATACCGACTCCATGGACAAGGCCGGGCTTTTTGAAAAGGCCGACGGCGGTACCCTTCTGCTCGACGAATTGAATTCCATGCCCCTGGCTCTCCAGACCAAACTGCTGCGGGTGCTCCAGGAAAAGCGCGTGTGCAGGCTCGGCTCCTGTTCCGAGATTCCGGTGGATGTCCGCATAGTCAGCGTGCTTAACGAACCGCCCCTGGACGCAGTGGAGCGGGGCGTCCTGCGCCTTGACTTGTTTTACCGGCTCGCCGTGGTCGGGCTGGAAATCCCGCCCCTGCGCGAACGCAGGGACGACATCCCCATCCTGGCCAACTCCTTTGTCGAGACCTCGGACCTGCGCGCCGGGCACAGGTCGATCCGCTTTTCCGACGAGGTCTTCCAGCAGTTCCTGGAATACACCTGGCCGGGCAACATCCGCGAGCTGGCGCACGTCATCGAGTGCTGCCTGGTCATGCTCGGCTCCGAGGATGTGATCACCGACTCCTGTCTGCCGCCGCACTTCCGGAAGGCGCACCGGAACTCGGAACACGCGGCCGCGCCAGCGGCGTCCATCGCGTCCGTCGCGGCCGAGACGCACGGCGTCAGGTCGTATTTCAACTACGCCGAGGTCAAGCGCGGCGAAGTCATTCCGCTCAAGCAGTGTATGAACGCCTACGAGCGCCGCTGCATCCAGAACGTGCTGCGCGTGACGGGCGGCAACGTGGCCAAGGCCGCCCGCATCTTCAAGATGACGGCGGCGGGCCTGCGCTACCGGATCAAGACGCTCGACATCTCCGACGGCTATTGA